The following are encoded together in the Candidatus Methylacidiphilales bacterium genome:
- a CDS encoding rhomboid family intramembrane serine protease produces MIWGSEFQNREPLFWIGGRPVYATVVLIVAYCIGMVFVALSQSVSGDGIWLNLVFSSEAFWAGKWWQIFTYPLMNYPSLWFGVEMVMLYWFGSELEKYLGRRMFFIFYGLLWLVPVWVLAVGGAWLGGVVYHGSGVLNFCVFTAFAMIYPRVELIFTLQARWLACGIGGLWVLSMFAKRAWIDLAFFVASVLLVWMILRWNWESFFFSVRTWLESKFNRPRVRRLAKQKATGKIITGRKINDRVSADVALRKKEEEVDLILDKIAAHGLDSLSPAERKLLEEHSAALSKGD; encoded by the coding sequence ATGATTTGGGGTTCGGAGTTTCAAAACCGGGAACCGCTCTTTTGGATCGGTGGGAGGCCTGTATATGCGACGGTGGTGTTGATTGTTGCCTATTGCATTGGGATGGTGTTTGTCGCTTTGTCTCAGAGCGTGAGCGGGGATGGGATATGGTTAAATCTGGTGTTTTCGAGCGAAGCTTTTTGGGCAGGGAAGTGGTGGCAGATCTTTACTTACCCATTGATGAATTATCCGTCGTTATGGTTTGGAGTGGAGATGGTGATGCTGTATTGGTTTGGGAGCGAACTTGAGAAGTATTTGGGGAGGCGAATGTTTTTTATTTTTTATGGACTGTTGTGGTTGGTGCCTGTGTGGGTGTTGGCGGTGGGGGGAGCTTGGCTAGGGGGAGTGGTGTATCATGGCAGTGGAGTATTGAATTTTTGCGTATTCACGGCTTTTGCGATGATATATCCAAGAGTGGAGTTGATTTTTACGTTGCAGGCGCGCTGGTTGGCATGCGGGATCGGAGGCTTGTGGGTGTTGTCGATGTTTGCAAAGCGTGCATGGATTGATCTGGCTTTTTTTGTGGCGAGCGTCTTATTGGTCTGGATGATTTTAAGATGGAATTGGGAGAGTTTCTTTTTTTCTGTGCGGACGTGGTTAGAATCGAAGTTTAATCGACCGAGAGTAAGGCGTCTAGCGAAGCAAAAGGCTACAGGTAAAATTATAACGGGCCGAAAGATAAATGATCGGGTTTCCGCTGATGTAGCTCTCCGAAAGAAAGAAGAGGAAGTTGATTTAATCTTAGATAAGATTGCGGCTCATGGATTGGACAGCTTGTCTCCAGCTGAGAGAAAACTACTTGAGGAGCATAGTGCTGCGCTGTCTAAGGGGGATTAA